The genomic window TATTATGCGAAAGGATTATACTTACTGATCTTTTCACGGCTGTGAAAAGATCATATCACAGAGGTGAAACGATCGTATCACAACCGTGAAAAGAACGTTTCACCTCTGTGATACGATTAGCATCACCCTAAGTACGCATTATTAATGATGGACATTCTTATTAATACATACGATACAATGGCGAAGATATTATTAGTAGAAGACGAGGTAAACATCGCCTCTTTTATAGAAAGAGGCTTGCGGGAGTTCGGGCATGAGGTATATGTCGCTTATGACGGTGCCGCTGGTTGGGAACTGACACAGAAGAACGATTTCCAATTGCTGATTCTGGATATTATAATGCCGAAGATGAACGGCCTGCAACTTTGCAAACAGTACCGGCAACGGTTCGGTTACCATGCTCCCGTGATCATGCTGACCGCCTTGGGAACCACCGAGGATATCGTTAGTGGGCTGGATGCCGGGGCGGATGATTATCTGGTAAAACCTTTCAGCTTCCAAGAGCTCGAGGCCCGCATAAAGGCGTTATTACGTCGATCGGGAAACGAATCCGTCCATATGGCTCTTCGGTGCGGGGATCTGGTCTTAGATCCTCCAAGCCATCGGGCTATACGGAATGGGCAGGTCATCGATTTGACGGTAAAGGAATATAGGCTCTTGGAATATTTCATACAGAACCAAGGAACGGCCCTGAGCCGGATGAACTTGCTAAAGAATGTCTGGGACAAGGATTTCGATACCAATACGAACGTGGTTGATGTCTACGTGAATTATTTGCGCACGAAGATAGACAAGGACTTCGAACCTAAGCTAATCCATACCGTGGTGGGCGTGGGCTATATGATGGAAGCATGAAGACAGGAAACAAGATCGCTCTCTTTTACTCGGCCATTACCATAGGCGTGATAGCCGTCGTGACGCTTGTCTTCTATTGGGTTTCCACGAGCTATATCTCTCGCCTGTACTATTCTTACCTGACGGAAAAAGCCTATGCCACGGCACAGAAGCATTGGGAGAAGGACGAGACCGACGACGAGAGCTATGCCCGTATCCAACAGCGTTACGAGGAAACCCTTCCCGTCGCTACCGAGATATTGCTGAACGCCGATAGCTTGGAGACCCGGCAAGTGCTGTCCCGTTATCTGGACGCCACGCAGGTGAGATCTCTATACCAAGAGGATATCGTTCACTTCAAGCACGATACGCAAATGGGAGCGGCTTTGTATTATCCCGACAACGAGGGGAATTTCATCGTGATTGTCCTTTCCGGGAATCAGTATGGGATGGATATCCAGCATCGGATCGGCTGGCTGTTGCTGGGATTGATATTGGTTAGCTCGGTATTGATCTATTTTGTCGGCAGACTATACGCGACCCGGATGGTAGACCGGATCGACGCTGCTTACCAAAGTGAGAAAGCGTTTATCAGCAACGCCTCGCATGAGTTGAACAATCCACTGACAGCCATTCAAGGCGAATGCGAGATCAGCCTGCTGAAAGAGCGCTCCCCGGAGGAATACCAAGCGGCATTAAGACGTATCGCCACGGAGACGAGCCGTATCATACAATTGATCAAACACCTGCTGTTCCTGTCGCACGGGGATAAGGAGATCCAGAAAAGCGCGATGGAGACGATCTTCCTAGCGGACTTCTTGATGCAGTTCTCCTCGGCCCGGATCTCGTTCTCCCCGGATAATTTCTCTTATATGATCAGTGCCAATCCCTATTTATTGAAGATAGCGATCAAGAATATCTTGAGCAACGCCTGTAAGTATTCGGACGATAAATCGGTAGAGATGCGGCTTCGAGGCAGTGTCTTGACCATATCCGACCGAGGTATCGGCATTCCTCCCGAGGAATTGAAACGAATCTTCCAACCCTTTTACAGGGCGAGCAATACCCGGGAATACGCCGGGCATGGTGTCGGGCTAAGCCTCTCGCTACGCATATTGAGCACCTATGGGGCGAAGGTGAATATTATTTCTGATCTAGGGGTTGGGACGAGCGTGGAGATCGACTTTGGGTAGCCGTCAGGTATTCTTTAGCCGGACCTGTTATTTCGACAGACTCCGGCGTTACCCCTATCGCCTCTTCCGAAGATATAAGTCCACGATCTACCAAGCGATCCAGTATTACCCTGTAAAAATCCTCATAATACGGCTTCAACCGCAACCCGTCGAAGCAATAGCGGACCTGTTTGGGCTTGGGGATAATGCTGGCCATAAAAATGCACTCGGCAAGGTTTAATTGGGAAGGTTCCTTCGCGAAATAATAACGTGAGGCCTCGGCGGCTCCATAAATCATGGGACCCCATTCGGCGATGTTCAGATAAACCTCAAACATCCGCTCTTTAGAGGTCAGATGATCGCTCTCGATCAGCCATACGATTAACATTTCCTCCAGCTTGCGGGCGATCGTCTTATTACGGCTCAAGAATACATTCTTCACCAATTGCATGCTAAGCGTACTGCCGCCACGGGCGAAACGTCGTTCCTTGATATCCTGTATCAACGATTCCCGGATAGCGCTTGGAATAAAACCGTTGTGATAAAAGAAGCCGGCATCCTCACTCTGCATGATCG from Parabacteroides distasonis ATCC 8503 includes these protein-coding regions:
- a CDS encoding response regulator transcription factor encodes the protein MAKILLVEDEVNIASFIERGLREFGHEVYVAYDGAAGWELTQKNDFQLLILDIIMPKMNGLQLCKQYRQRFGYHAPVIMLTALGTTEDIVSGLDAGADDYLVKPFSFQELEARIKALLRRSGNESVHMALRCGDLVLDPPSHRAIRNGQVIDLTVKEYRLLEYFIQNQGTALSRMNLLKNVWDKDFDTNTNVVDVYVNYLRTKIDKDFEPKLIHTVVGVGYMMEA
- a CDS encoding sensor histidine kinase — protein: MKTGNKIALFYSAITIGVIAVVTLVFYWVSTSYISRLYYSYLTEKAYATAQKHWEKDETDDESYARIQQRYEETLPVATEILLNADSLETRQVLSRYLDATQVRSLYQEDIVHFKHDTQMGAALYYPDNEGNFIVIVLSGNQYGMDIQHRIGWLLLGLILVSSVLIYFVGRLYATRMVDRIDAAYQSEKAFISNASHELNNPLTAIQGECEISLLKERSPEEYQAALRRIATETSRIIQLIKHLLFLSHGDKEIQKSAMETIFLADFLMQFSSARISFSPDNFSYMISANPYLLKIAIKNILSNACKYSDDKSVEMRLRGSVLTISDRGIGIPPEELKRIFQPFYRASNTREYAGHGVGLSLSLRILSTYGAKVNIISDLGVGTSVEIDFG